The Microbacterium sp. LWO12-1.2 genome includes a window with the following:
- a CDS encoding phytoene desaturase family protein, with the protein MSRATIIGSGPNGLAAAVALARAGYEVRVLEAAETFGGGVRTLESTLPGFRHDVCSAVHPAALASPFFRAFGLAERVDWIRPEISYAHPLDDARAGVAWRDIDRTARELGVDGEAWQNRLHPLAQHIDGLADFTGNAMLRVPHDPLTAARYAVRMLDQSGPFARHAFRTDEAAALMAGVVAHANTRLPSLAGAAAGLLLAAHAHAGGWMYPRGGAQRIADALVADIESHGGAVETGAHITDLGTLDWGDPARGDLLLLNSSPRLALTHPDIPARYARAITSYRYGPGAAKVDFALDGPVPWANTDVAQAPTVHIGGTRDEVWASENAVARGRVSDRPYVLAVQPSVFDPSRAPAGHAVFWAYIHVPAGSDLDPTALITAQVERFAPGFRDRILAHHAVPASSREAVNPAEIGGDISGGVFSLTQALRRPTLSPTPWRAPMRGVYLASSATPPGPGVNGMAGWHAARTALADAGLPHALSDLFD; encoded by the coding sequence ATGTCACGGGCAACCATCATCGGGTCCGGACCGAACGGTCTCGCCGCCGCGGTCGCGCTCGCACGCGCCGGCTACGAGGTGCGGGTGCTGGAAGCGGCCGAGACGTTCGGCGGCGGCGTGCGCACGCTCGAGTCGACGCTCCCCGGGTTCCGGCATGACGTCTGCTCCGCGGTGCACCCCGCGGCCCTGGCCTCCCCCTTCTTCCGGGCATTCGGACTGGCCGAGCGGGTCGACTGGATCCGTCCGGAGATCTCCTATGCGCACCCCCTCGACGACGCACGAGCGGGCGTCGCCTGGCGCGACATCGACCGCACCGCACGCGAGCTGGGAGTCGACGGTGAGGCCTGGCAGAACCGTCTGCACCCCCTCGCCCAGCACATCGACGGCCTCGCGGACTTCACCGGCAACGCGATGCTCCGTGTCCCCCATGACCCGCTCACCGCAGCGCGCTACGCCGTGCGGATGCTCGACCAGAGCGGGCCGTTCGCCCGCCACGCGTTCCGCACGGACGAGGCCGCCGCACTCATGGCGGGCGTCGTCGCCCACGCGAACACGCGGTTGCCGTCGCTCGCCGGCGCCGCAGCCGGACTGCTGCTCGCCGCCCACGCGCACGCCGGCGGGTGGATGTACCCCCGCGGCGGAGCACAACGCATCGCCGATGCCCTGGTCGCCGACATCGAGTCGCACGGTGGAGCGGTCGAGACCGGAGCGCACATCACCGACCTGGGCACGCTCGACTGGGGCGACCCGGCCCGTGGAGATCTGCTGCTGCTGAACAGCTCGCCGCGTCTGGCCCTGACCCACCCCGACATCCCCGCGCGCTACGCGCGGGCGATCACGTCCTACCGCTACGGCCCCGGAGCCGCGAAGGTCGACTTCGCCCTGGATGGCCCCGTCCCCTGGGCGAATACCGACGTGGCACAGGCGCCGACCGTGCACATCGGCGGCACGCGCGACGAAGTCTGGGCGAGCGAGAACGCGGTGGCACGTGGCCGGGTGAGCGACCGGCCGTACGTGCTCGCGGTGCAGCCTTCGGTGTTCGACCCGTCGCGGGCTCCCGCCGGCCATGCCGTGTTCTGGGCGTACATCCACGTGCCCGCCGGCTCGGATCTCGACCCGACAGCGCTCATCACGGCGCAGGTCGAGCGTTTCGCTCCGGGCTTCCGCGATCGCATCCTCGCACACCACGCCGTACCGGCGTCGTCGCGCGAAGCAGTCAATCCGGCTGAGATCGGTGGCGACATCTCCGGTGGCGTCTTCAGCCTCACCCAGGCCCTGCGGCGCCCTACCTTGTCGCCCACCCCCTGGCGCGCACCGATGCGCGGCGTCTACCTCGCCTCGTCCGCCACCCCACCGGGTCCGGGGGTCAACGGCATGGCCGGCTGGCACGCCGCCCGCACGGCCCTCGCCGACGCGGGACTCCCCCACGCACTGTCCGACCTGTTCGACTGA
- a CDS encoding acyl-CoA dehydrogenase family protein yields the protein MSTEASPFPGERVSSYDVTGRQDSDYYAVFSDIPAADRAAWDRAKAYIDEVAPQMADAWDRAEYPLDAARRMGEMDLVVDGIEHPLLTRLSPLAAGLVNMEISRGDGSLGTILAVQGGLALRTLALFGSETQQEKWLTALADGSVLGSFALTEPDHGSDSVSLETVARRDGDAWVLRGTKKWIGNGASGGITFVWARVDDETAPEHGAVRCFLVEQDTPGYTGSVIRGKASLRAIHQAHIELDDVRVPLDAVLPGTKSFKDASIVLYATRSGVAWSALGHATACYEAALTYATQRVQFGKPLAKFQMVQERLTHMLEDVTAMQLYCRRLADLETAGELRPTQASLAKFHNTRAARRVAAVARDLLGGNGILLENGVMQHMADIEAIHTYEGTESVQALLLGRDITGMSAFV from the coding sequence ATGAGCACCGAAGCTTCCCCGTTCCCCGGCGAGCGCGTCTCGTCGTACGACGTCACCGGACGCCAGGACAGCGACTACTACGCCGTGTTCTCCGACATCCCCGCCGCAGACCGCGCCGCGTGGGACCGCGCCAAGGCGTACATCGACGAGGTCGCCCCGCAGATGGCCGACGCCTGGGATCGCGCGGAGTACCCGCTCGATGCCGCCCGCCGGATGGGCGAGATGGACCTCGTGGTCGACGGCATCGAGCATCCGTTGCTGACGCGGCTCTCGCCGCTGGCGGCCGGGCTCGTGAACATGGAGATCTCGCGGGGCGACGGCTCACTCGGCACGATCCTCGCGGTGCAGGGTGGGCTCGCACTGCGCACCCTGGCCTTGTTCGGCTCCGAGACGCAGCAGGAGAAGTGGCTCACCGCGCTGGCCGACGGCTCCGTGCTCGGCTCCTTCGCACTCACCGAACCCGACCACGGCTCCGACTCCGTCTCCCTCGAAACCGTGGCGCGACGTGACGGCGACGCCTGGGTGCTCCGTGGCACGAAGAAGTGGATCGGCAACGGAGCTTCCGGCGGCATCACCTTCGTCTGGGCCCGGGTCGACGACGAGACCGCACCAGAGCACGGCGCTGTGCGCTGCTTCCTGGTCGAGCAGGACACCCCCGGCTACACGGGATCGGTCATCCGCGGCAAAGCCTCGTTGCGCGCGATCCACCAGGCGCACATCGAACTCGATGACGTGCGCGTGCCGCTCGACGCCGTGCTCCCCGGCACGAAGAGCTTCAAGGACGCGTCGATCGTGCTGTACGCCACGCGCTCCGGCGTCGCCTGGTCGGCCCTCGGTCACGCGACGGCCTGCTACGAGGCGGCGCTCACCTATGCGACGCAGCGCGTGCAGTTCGGCAAGCCGCTGGCGAAGTTCCAGATGGTGCAGGAACGCCTGACCCACATGCTCGAGGACGTCACCGCGATGCAGCTCTACTGCCGTCGGCTCGCCGATCTGGAGACCGCGGGAGAGCTGCGTCCGACGCAGGCCTCGCTCGCGAAGTTCCACAACACCCGTGCCGCCCGACGTGTGGCCGCCGTCGCCCGCGATCTGCTCGGCGGCAACGGCATCCTGCTCGAGAACGGCGTCATGCAGCACATGGCCGACATCGAGGCGATCCACACCTACGAAGGCACCGAGAGCGTGCAGGCACTGCTGCTCGGCCGCGACATCACCGGGATGAGCGCCTTCGTCTGA
- a CDS encoding TetR family transcriptional regulator yields the protein MSETSSAAASATRVVAAALDLFAEHGFDQTSVEQIAKAAGVSRSTFFRQFGGKDDVVFADHELLLDVLREHFAVSEGDPWSTVADGAMLVFRHFAAEPDVARRRYELVRQIPALREREIVAVFRYERLFDEYLRESLPDLDPLDAVSYAAVITAVHNHVLRQMLRGKRVPASALRQALDVAMRRFGVQQDAVAEPSADDLVVAVFPRSMPIAEVTRRVRAELS from the coding sequence ATGAGCGAAACCTCCTCCGCCGCCGCGAGCGCGACGCGCGTCGTCGCCGCCGCACTCGACCTGTTCGCCGAACACGGTTTCGACCAGACCTCGGTCGAGCAGATCGCCAAGGCCGCTGGAGTGTCACGCTCGACCTTCTTCCGACAGTTCGGAGGCAAGGATGACGTCGTCTTCGCCGATCACGAGCTGCTGCTCGATGTGCTGCGCGAGCACTTCGCCGTCTCCGAGGGCGACCCGTGGTCGACCGTCGCCGACGGCGCGATGCTCGTCTTCCGCCACTTCGCCGCAGAGCCCGATGTGGCCCGCCGCCGCTATGAGCTCGTGCGGCAGATCCCCGCTCTGCGCGAACGGGAGATCGTGGCCGTGTTCCGCTATGAACGCCTGTTCGACGAATACCTGCGCGAGTCGCTTCCCGACCTCGACCCCCTCGACGCCGTCAGCTACGCCGCGGTCATCACCGCCGTGCACAACCACGTGCTGCGCCAGATGCTGCGCGGCAAGCGGGTGCCGGCGTCGGCGCTGCGCCAGGCGCTCGACGTCGCGATGCGGCGTTTCGGTGTGCAGCAGGATGCTGTCGCAGAACCGTCGGCCGATGATCTGGTCGTCGCGGTGTTCCCGCGGTCGATGCCGATCGCCGAGGTCACCCGGCGGGTGCGCGCCGAGCTGAGCTGA
- the sucC gene encoding ADP-forming succinate--CoA ligase subunit beta produces the protein MDLYEYQARDVFEKYGVPVLAGIVADTPEEVRAAAEKIGGVVVVKAQVKTGGRGKAGGVKVAKTPDEAYEAAKAILGLDIKGHVVKRVMVAQGARIAEEFYFSVLLDRANRSYLSLCSVEGGMEIEELAVERPEALARVEVNPLTGIDKAKAVEIARAANFPEDLIEKVSDVFVKLFDVYKGEDATLVEVNPLVRTEEGDIIALDGKVTLDDNASEIRHPEHEALEDKDAADPLEAKAKKSGLNYVKLDGEVGIIGNGAGLVMSTLDVVAYAGENHNGVKPANFLDIGGGASAEVMAAGLDVILGDPQVKSVFVNVFGGITACDAVANGIKGALETLGATASKPLVVRLDGNRVDEGRAILAEYAHPLVTLAATMDEGADKAAELANASTSSAQAL, from the coding sequence GTGGATCTGTACGAGTACCAGGCACGAGACGTTTTCGAAAAGTACGGAGTGCCGGTTCTCGCCGGCATCGTCGCGGACACCCCTGAAGAGGTGAGGGCGGCTGCCGAGAAGATCGGTGGAGTTGTCGTCGTCAAGGCTCAGGTGAAGACCGGCGGCCGTGGAAAGGCGGGCGGCGTCAAGGTCGCCAAGACCCCCGACGAGGCGTACGAGGCGGCCAAGGCCATCCTCGGACTCGACATCAAGGGCCACGTCGTCAAGCGCGTCATGGTCGCCCAGGGCGCCCGCATCGCCGAGGAGTTCTACTTCTCCGTGCTGCTCGACCGCGCCAACCGTTCCTACCTGAGCCTCTGCTCGGTCGAGGGCGGCATGGAGATCGAGGAGCTCGCCGTCGAGCGCCCGGAGGCGCTCGCGCGCGTCGAGGTCAACCCGCTCACGGGTATCGACAAGGCGAAGGCCGTCGAGATCGCCCGCGCGGCGAACTTCCCCGAGGACCTCATCGAGAAGGTCTCCGACGTGTTCGTCAAGCTCTTCGACGTCTACAAGGGCGAGGATGCGACGCTCGTCGAGGTCAACCCGCTGGTCCGCACGGAAGAGGGCGACATCATCGCGCTCGACGGCAAGGTCACGCTCGATGACAACGCCTCCGAGATCCGTCACCCCGAGCACGAGGCGCTCGAGGACAAGGATGCCGCAGACCCGCTCGAGGCCAAGGCCAAGAAGAGCGGCCTCAACTACGTGAAGCTCGACGGCGAGGTCGGCATCATCGGCAACGGCGCAGGGCTCGTCATGTCGACGCTCGACGTGGTCGCCTACGCGGGCGAGAACCACAACGGCGTCAAGCCGGCCAACTTCCTCGACATCGGCGGCGGCGCCTCGGCTGAGGTCATGGCCGCCGGCCTCGACGTCATCCTCGGCGACCCGCAGGTCAAGAGCGTGTTCGTCAACGTCTTCGGCGGCATCACGGCGTGCGACGCCGTCGCCAACGGCATCAAGGGTGCACTCGAGACGCTGGGCGCCACGGCTTCCAAGCCGCTCGTCGTGCGCCTCGACGGCAACCGCGTCGACGAGGGTCGCGCGATCCTCGCCGAGTACGCGCACCCGCTCGTCACCCTGGCCGCCACGATGGACGAGGGCGCCGACAAGGCCGCCGAGCTCGCCAACGCTTCGACAAGCTCAGCGCAAGCGCTCTGA
- the sucD gene encoding succinate--CoA ligase subunit alpha: MSIYLNKDSKVIVQGITGGEGTKHTALMLKAGTQVVGGVNARKAGTTVAHTDKDGNPVELPVFASVAEAIKETGADVSIAFVPGAFTKDAMVEAIDAEIPLLVVITEGVPVGDAAEAWAYAQSKGNKTRIIGPNCPGIITPGEALVGITPANITGKGPIGLVSKSGTLTYQMMFELRDLGFSTAIGIGGDPVIGTTHIDALAAFEADPETKAIVMIGEIGGDAEERAADYIKAHVTKPVVGYVAGFTAPEGKTMGHAGAIVSGSAGTAQAKKEALEAAGVKVGKTPSETADLMRAIVEAL; this comes from the coding sequence ATGTCGATCTACCTCAACAAGGACTCCAAGGTCATCGTCCAGGGCATCACCGGCGGCGAGGGCACCAAGCACACGGCGCTGATGCTGAAGGCCGGCACCCAGGTCGTCGGTGGCGTGAACGCCCGCAAGGCCGGCACCACGGTCGCGCACACCGATAAGGACGGCAACCCCGTCGAGCTGCCCGTCTTCGCCTCGGTCGCCGAGGCGATCAAGGAGACCGGCGCCGACGTGTCGATCGCCTTCGTCCCCGGTGCCTTCACGAAGGACGCGATGGTCGAGGCCATCGACGCCGAGATCCCGCTGCTCGTCGTCATCACCGAGGGCGTGCCCGTCGGCGACGCCGCCGAGGCATGGGCCTACGCGCAGAGCAAGGGCAACAAGACCCGCATCATCGGCCCGAACTGCCCCGGCATCATCACGCCGGGCGAGGCGCTCGTCGGCATCACGCCGGCGAACATCACGGGCAAGGGACCGATCGGCCTCGTGTCGAAGTCGGGCACCCTGACGTACCAGATGATGTTCGAGCTGCGCGACCTCGGCTTCTCGACCGCCATCGGCATCGGCGGAGACCCGGTCATCGGCACCACGCACATCGACGCGCTGGCCGCGTTCGAGGCGGACCCCGAGACCAAGGCGATCGTCATGATCGGCGAGATCGGCGGCGACGCGGAAGAGCGCGCAGCCGACTACATCAAGGCGCACGTCACGAAGCCGGTCGTCGGCTACGTCGCGGGCTTCACCGCGCCCGAGGGCAAGACGATGGGCCACGCCGGCGCGATCGTCTCGGGCTCGGCCGGTACCGCTCAGGCCAAGAAGGAGGCCCTCGAGGCCGCCGGGGTCAAGGTCGGCAAGACGCCGTCCGAGACCGCAGACCTGATGCGCGCGATTGTCGAAGCGCTCTGA